In one Bombyx mori chromosome 22, ASM3026992v2 genomic region, the following are encoded:
- the LOC110385146 gene encoding pickpocket protein 28, whose product MSGLSVVFNVEPGDYPSWSPIPYYGVKVLISDPNDYPETTVLYRFITLGESVAIKVDPMVFQSESNIRRVVPDKRACWFHDEVILGHTDRYSFETCHTECKMKTYLDTCGCIPFKYPREKSTRICEFEDLNCLNNVTVYKSRENMDCKPMCYMECQDKKYSITSDLLPFLPEDYPNNVSRGRNASELAALQVYFSKSNCNCYKMSLLIDVNYFIATYGGVFSLSFGGSVVTISEVIYLFVSIIIVCSARKLYPVAESEIENKW is encoded by the exons ATGTCCGGTCTAAGTGTCGTCTTCAATGTGGAGCCCGGAGACTATCCGAGCTGGTCACCTATTCCTTATTACGGAGTCAAG GTCCTCATCAGTGACCCCAACGATTATCCGGAAACAACAGTGCTCTACCGTTTCATAACCTTAGGGGAATCAGTGGCCATCAAAGTTGACCCGATGGTTTTCCAGAGTGAGTCTAACATTCGCAGAGTGGTCCCCGACAAAAGGGCTTGCTGGTTTCACGATGAAGTGATCTTAGGGCACACTGACAGATATAGTTTCGAAACTTGTCACACCGAATGCAAGATGAAGACTTACTTGGATACTTGTGGATGTATCCCCTTTAAGTACCCAAGag AAAAGTCAACAAGAATATGTGAATTTGAAGATTTAAATTGCCTCAACAATGTCACAG tttATAAGTCACGCGAGAACATGGATTGCAAGCCGATGTGTTACATGGAATGTCAggataaaaaatatagcatcACAAGCGATCTCCTGCCCTTCCTCCCCGAAGATTATCCTAATAATGTTTC TCGAGGGCGCAACGCGAGCGAGCTGGCGGCTCTTCAGGTCTATTTCAGCAAATCGAACTGTAATTGCTACAAGATGTCTCTACTTATTGATGTCAATTATTTTATAG CTACGTACGGGGGTGTATTCTCTCTAAGCTTCGGGGGCTCCGTGGTGACGATATCAGaagtaatttatttgtttgtgtCGATTATCATTGTTTGTTCCGCAAGGAAATTGTATCCAGTAGCTGAAAgcgaaattgaaaataaatggtaa